A window of Candidatus Zixiibacteriota bacterium genomic DNA:
TTTCGACTTCTGATGAGATCATTCCATACCTGGGTTACGGTATGGTCAATGCCGTATTGTCGCCGATCATCGCTATGGGATTTTTGCCGGTATTCGAAACCATGTTCGGGATAACGACCGATTTGACACTTCTGGAACTGTCGGACATGAACCACCCGTTATTGCGCCGCCTGGCACTGGAAGCCCCGGGTACGTATCATCATTCAATTGTGGTTGGAAACCTGTGCGAAAAGGCGGCCGAGGCGATTGACGCCAATCCGCTTCTGGCGCGGGTCGGTTCATATTATCACGATATCGGCAAAATGGAGATACCGGAATATTTCGTGGAGAACTCCCAGGGCAACAAGAGCAAACATGACAGCCTGAGTCCGTCAATGAGCGCCCTGATCATCAGTTCGCATGTGAAGAAAGGGCTCGACCTGGCCGACCAGGCCGACCTCCCCGATGTCATCATGGATTTCATTGCGGAACACCACGGTACGACACTGATGTCATATTTCTATCACAAGGCCAGGGAACTCAAGAGTGAAAACGGCGGTGAGGAGGTGCCCGAGGAAGAGTACCGTTATCCCGGTCCACGTCCACATTCCAAGGAAACCGCGATTTTGATGATTGCCGATTCGGTCGAGGCCGCCTCGCGAACGCTTGAGGATCCCAAGCCTTCACGAATCCGCAACCTGGTCAAGAAACTGATCAATGAAAAATTTCAGTCCGGCCAGCTCTCCGATTCCGAATTGACCATGCGGGATCTTTCAATCATGGAAGATGCCTTTACGCAGAGAGTCCTGAGCGCGTTTCACACTCGTGTCGACTATCCCCAGAAAGAGGAAGCCAAGTGACTGTGGAGATCTTCAACACGACCCGCAAAAAGTATCTTCCGAAAAAAAAGCTTGCCAAACTGGTTGAATCTGTTTTAGTTACCGAAGGAAAAGAGTTTGCTGTTAATCTGGTGTTCATAGGTCCGCAAAAAATGCAGGCTTTGAATCGCACATATCGGGGGCAGGACAAAACCACTGACGTTCTATCGTTTGCCGCGGATGATCCGGAC
This region includes:
- the ybeY gene encoding rRNA maturation RNase YbeY translates to MSVRPALRFRIDHAGSFNHGRCLYAESPERVSHSCRLSPERGSQVTVEIFNTTRKKYLPKKKLAKLVESVLVTEGKEFAVNLVFIGPQKMQALNRTYRGQDKTTDVLSFAADDPDEPPSFRPVGEIYICLQTAQKQAHKYNHSLTHELLFLVAHGALHLCGYTHDADQDYDFMMTKTREYIRRLEA